The DNA sequence GCAtagcctgcctcctctccctgtaCCGTCTCTAGAGGGGAGCCTCACCAAGTACCTGGATGCAGGTGAGATGCCAGCTGCATGTGAGAAAGAGAAGCGCCGTTAGCATGGACCCTGGATGAAAATGTGTCTAGTTACTgaaatgtctgtgtgtattttcCAGTGCGGCCGTTTGCTACAGAGGAGGAGTACCAGGTGACTGCAGCCGTAGTGAAGAGGTTTGGAGAGGGCATCGGCAAAGACCTGCACCAAAAACTACTGCAGAGAGCCAGGACACGCAGGAACTGGGTACACACactcaactagaggtcgaccgattatgatttttcaacactgatactgattattggaggaccaaaaaaagccgatacagattaatcggacgatttttatatatatatatatatatttgtaataatgacaattacaacaatactgaatgaacacttttaatTTAActgaatataatacatcaataaaatctatttactctcaaataaataatgaaacatgtttaatttagtttaaataatgcaaaaacaaagtgttggagaagaaagaaaAAGTGCAATATgagccatgtaagaaagctaacatttaagttccttgctcagaacatgtcaggtagacctgaggcatggtcctagggctcaggtcctccgagagagagaaatcatagacttaattataatataataacacacagaaatacgagccttaggtcattaatatggtcaattccggaaactatcatttagaaaacaaaacgtttattctttcagtgaaatacggaaccgttccgtattttatctaacgggtggcattcataagtctaaatattgctgttacattgcacaaccttcaatactATTTCAtgattatgtaaaattctggcaaattagttcgcaacgagccaggcggcccaaactgttgcatgtaccctgactctgcgtgaaATGAACGCAAgaggtgacacaatttccctagtttaatattgcctcctAACAttcatttcttttaactaaatatgcaggtttaaaaaaaatatacttctgtgtattgattttaagaaaggtattgatgtttatggttaggtaacgtatgtgcttttttcacaaatgcgcttttgttaaatcatcccccgtttggcgaagttggctgtctttgttaggaagaaatggtcttcacacagttcgcaacgagacaggcggcccaaactgctgcatataccctgactctgttgcacagaatgcaagagaagtgacacaatatccctagttaaaataaattaatgttagcaggcaatattaactaaatatgcaggtttaaaaatatatacttgtgtattgatttaaaaaaaggcattgatgtttatggttaggtacaccattggtgcaacgacagtgcttttttcgcgaatgcgcttgttaaatcacctgtttggcgaagtaggctgtgattcaatgataaatgaacaggcaccgcatcgattatatgcaacgcatgaCAAGCTAGATAaaatagtaatatcatcaaccatgtgtagttaactagtgattatgttaaaattgattttttttaataagataagtttaatgctagctagcaccttaccttggctccttgctgcactcgcataacaggtactaagcctgccacgcagtctcctcgtggagtgcaatgtaatcagagtccaaaaatgccgattaccgattgttatgaaaacttgaactcGGCCCTagttaatcggccattccgattaatcagtcgacctctacacTCAACACACTGCACAGCTATAGAACCTGTGGGAACTGGTCACACACTATGCTCGACCCTGAGCAACTGTGAAAGGGAATCTTTGAGTGTTTTAAATACTGCAGTCATTATGGTGTCTCCCTGCATTGTTTCACCTTTATTCTGTGTGTTTTCCTGCAGTTGGAGGAGTGGTGGTTGGATGCAGCCTATCTGGAATTGCGTTACCCCTCCCAGTTGAATGTGAACTTCGGAGGTCCTGCACCCTACCTAGAGCACTGCTGGCCTCCTACAGAGGGAGtacagctacagaggaccagcATAAGCATGTGGCACACTCTACAGTACTGGGACCTGCTTCGCACGTAAGATACTCACattcagtgtacaaaacatggtttttccatgacatagactgaccaggtgaatccaggtgaaagctataatcacttattgatgtcacctgttaaatccacttcaatcagtgtatatgagggggaggagacaggttaaagaaggattttaaaccttgagataattgagacatggattgtgtgtgtatgtgtgtcattcagaggttgaatgggcttagataaaatatttaagtgccttttgaactgGGAGTccacattggccagcatccctgtgtaacgctttcgacaccttgtagagtccatgcttcaacgaattgaggctgttctgagggcaaaagggcatgcaactcaatattaggaaggtgttcctaatgttttgtacactccgtgtatatatatgtatatatatatatgtacacacgTTACACACGCATCACATCACTACTGCTACCAGACTCTTCCGATTGCGACATaatgcacaatttaaacacttgccctCCAATCCCCCCCTTCCCCCAAACACGTGTTTTCATTTAACTATAAATTCTTCCTGTTATAGTTGTTTAAAatatttattctattctactgagccagtTACTTTatgtttatattattatattttatttcttattgttgttccgttgttgagaaggaacctgcaactAAGCATTTAGTTGGACAGTGTCCCTAAACACATACGTTCTGTACACACTCTGACTGTGTGGTCCCCGACAGGGAGAGGCTGGACCCTCATAAAGCTGGTAATGTGGTGTTGGATATGGACCAGTTCAGAATGCTGTTCTGTACATGTAAAGTTCCTGGAGTCACCAAGGATACCATCATCAACTACTTTAAGACAGGTAGGTGCCCCCCCCTACGACACCGCCATGCAATATGATGTTTgtggtttgtttttgtgtgtagtACTCTGTTATTTATttaggtgtgtttatgtgtgtgtgtgtgtgtgtggatgtgtgtattgattactttaagacatgaaggtcagtcaatctggaaaatttcaggaacgttgaatgtttcttcaagtgcagtcacaaaaaccatcaagcgctatgatgaaactggctcatgaggaccgccacaggaaatgaagacccagagttacctctgttgcagaggacaagttcattagagttaccagcctcagaaaatgcagcccaaataactgcttcacagagttcaagtaatagacacatctcaacatcaactgttcggaggagactgcttgaatcaggtcttcatgattgaattgctgcaaagaaaccactactaaaggacaccaataagaagaagagacttgcttgggccaacgaaacacgagcaatggacataaaaccggtggaaatctgtccttcgatctgatgagtccagatttgagatttttggttccaacatttgtgtctttgtgagatgcagagtaggtgaacagatgatctctgcatgtgggTTTCGGTttagacttccggcgccgacagagatggccgcctcgcttcgcgttcctaggaaactatgcagttttttgtttttttacgtgttatttcttacactagtaccccaggtcatcttaggtttcattacatacagccgagaagaactactgaatataagatcagcgtcaactcaccatcagtacgaccaagaatatgtttttcgcgatgcggatcctgtgttctgccttacaaccagtgtaacggagtggatcacatgcagcgaccaaaaaaaaaaacgactcagaaaaagagggaaacgtctGCATGTGGGGTTCGTCTGCATGTggggttcccaccatgaagcatggaggaggaggtgtgattgtgtgggggtgctttgctggtgacattcagagatttatttagaattcaaggcacacttaaccagcatggctaccacagcattctgcatcgatacgccatcccatctggtttgactataatttgttttcaaaaggaaaatgacccaacacatcaggacaatgacccaaaataaGGGCAATTTGagtaaggagagtgatggagtgctgcatcagatgacctggcgtccacaatcacccgacctaacccaatttagatggtttgggatcagttggaccgcagagtgaaggaaaagcagccaacaagtgctcagcatatgtgggatcttCTTAAAAACTGTTGgataagcattccaggtgaagctggttgagggaataccaagagtgtgcaaagctgccatcaaggcaaggagtggctactttgaagaatcaaatataaaaatataggttgatttgtttaacctttttggttactgcatgattccacatgtgttatttcatagttttaatgtcttcactattattctacaatgtagaaaattgtaaaaaaataaagtaaaaccctggaatgagtaggtgtgtccaaacttttgactggtgctgtatgtatTGAtgttttttctgtgtgtgttgtagagagtgAGGGTCCATGCCCCTCCCATGTGGTGGTGATGTGTAAGGGGCGTTTCTTCTCGTTTGATGCAGTGTGTGACGGATACATTCTTACCCCTCCAGAGCTGCTCAGGTATTCTGGCCGGTGGATATTTAGGTATATTTGTGTGCGTCTGCATATATTTGCATGTATTtatgtgcctttgtgtgtgtgtgtgtatgtgtaggcaGCTGACCCATGTGAAGCAGTGTTGTGAGGGGGAGCCAGCGGGAGATGGTGTCGCCGCTCTCACCTCAGAGGAGAGGACACGCTGGGCTAAGGTGTGTGTGAAGTTGGCTGTATAGAATGGACATCACCATGCCCtaaacctcgctctctctcgctctctctgtgtctgtaggcCAGGGAGTATCTGATAGGTATAGATCCAGCCAATAAGACCATCTTAGAGATCATCCAGAGCAGTCTGTTTGTGGTCTCACTGGACGATGCTAAACCCTACGCTACTGCAGAGAACTACACAccagtacgtacacacacacacaccacaggcatCCATACCATCCTTAGTATGGTATAATCTGACCTTTGGCTTTTGCCCCCAGGTGACCCGGGAAGCGCTGACAGGAGACCCCACCATCCGCTGGGGAGACAAGTCCTACAACTCCCTCTCCTTCGCCGACGGAACCTTCGGATCTAATTGTGACGTGTGTTACTgttttgtagagagagagatgattgctCCTATGTTAGCAGTAGTGTAATGATGTTTTGTTGTGAGTCTGCTCCTATGTATGGTAATTGCTGGTGTGTGTTGCAGCATGCCCCCTACGATGCCATGGTGCTGGTAACTCAGGGTTACTATGTGGATCAGCAGCTCAAAGCTACAGACGGCAGGTGGAAGGTAAATACTGTTTCTATTGAACTTATTTTCAGTGACTGTTGATGTTGTTTTCCCTTAATTCGAAGTGCTTTACTGGCCTGCTAAACCGGACACATAAGTATTGCTGAGTGTGAGACACTCCTGTTAATTTCAATTTACACCGAAGCTCACACCTGAGAACAACAGGATAAGGTGGCTCTCTATTATGCTGCCATGTATCAGGTAATAAACAGGTTAATTTCACTGTGAGTAAGCAACAGTAtatttgttgatgtgtgtgtcaaTGTAGGGCTCTGAGACGGTGCGGCCTATGCCTCTTCCTGAAGAGTTGGTCTTCACTGTGGATGACAGAGTCAGGAGTGACGTTGCACATGCCAAGCAACAGTACTTCGAGactgtgagcacacacacacacacacacacacacacacacacacacacacacacacacacacacacacacacattcatgactCTGCGCATCTCCCTGGTCGTCAGATTGGACCATCGCAGGTGTTGTGTTCatcacaaacacaccctcacaGGCCCTTactctccccaccacacacacacaactctaatCTGTGTGATATTTGGTTtgacagacacctgtgtgtgtctccagacTCAGGACTTGCAGGTGGTGTGTTATGCGTTCACCTCGTTTGGGAAAGCAGCCATCAAACAGAGGAAGCTCCACCCAGACACCTTCATACAACTTGCCCTTCAACTGGCTTATTACAGACAGCATGGGAGGTAATACCATCCATCCAGCCAGGGCTGgttctagccttttgggggccctaagcgagatttCGTTGGGGCCTAAGCTAGGCCATGGGGTAGAGAGACATTAttttcagttttaaagctaatttcttgtaattctacacattttgccgtgacttatgccatgttaatgatgATAGagtgagtgactaacaaaatcaataggggccccctggaggtcagggcccttaGACACCCTGGTCGGTGTTCACCCATgattacaagtttagatagctggctagactaacttaccaattcAAGAAATGTTAGAAGACATGGTGAATTGATTGACTGCCAGAGCATAACAAGAGAGAAATTGCTGGTGTAGAACCACATTTCGACCTTGTAactggtgtattctactattctaactctcaaataataataatttggagTGAGGTTGAGGGCGGCCTGGGGCCCTAAGCAACGGCTTATATTCTCTTATGCTTGGAGCCTGCCCTGCATCCACTACCCATCCaattaatccatccatccacccaacattcatccatccatccacccacccatctatCAATCAActtcatccatccttcctctCCAATATTCTCTCCATAACTGATGATTGATGATAATCCCCCTTCCCAGGTTAGGTAGTTGCTATGAGACAGCGATGACCAGAAGGTTCTACCATGGCAGGACTGAGACCATGAGGCCCTGTACCCTGGAGGCACAGAACTGGTGCCATACCATGCTCCTCCCTGCAGCCAGCgtaagtgtgagagtgtgtgtgtatccagtaAACGATTAGTTCTTCATATTTTGTCATGCCATACATGTAAATCTGACGACCAGGATACTTACACTCTGACTTTCTGTATGTCTCCCAGGCTGAGGCTAAGAGGAAAGCCCTGCTGCTGGCCTTCAACAAGCACAACAAACTGATGGCTGAGGCACAGAACGGAAAAGGTTTTGACAGACATCTCCTGGGCCTTTACCTGATCGCCAAGGAGGAGGGACTTCCTATGCCAGACCTTTTCACTGATCCACTGTATTCcaagaggtgtgtttgtgtgtgtgtgggtgtgtgtttgtgtttatggtgTTTTGTAatttgtgtgtgttctctctccagTGGCGGGGGCGGTAACTTTACCCTGTCCACCAGTCTGGTTGGCTACACCACAGTCCTGGGAGCGGTTGCTCCCATGGTGCACCATGGCTACGGGTTCTTCTACCGCATCGGAGACGACAGGTGGGGTAACACACCCACATACTGACCCCACGCAACATCATCTACAGTTTGACCagtaaacactcacacacacacactgaccccacgCAACATCATCCACAGTTTgaccagtaaacacacacacatatccacacacactgaccccatGCAACATCATCCACAGCTTGaccagtaaacacacactcacatccacacacactgaccccacgCAACATCATCTACAGTTTGATCagtaaacactcacacacacacactgaccccacgCAACATCATCCACAGTTTgaccagtaaacacacacacatatccacacacactgaccccatGCAACATCATCCACAGCTTGaccagtaaacacacactcacatccacacacactgaccccacgCAACATCATCTACAGTTTGaccagtaaacacacactcacatccacacacactgaccccacgCAACATCATCCACAGTTTgaccagtaaacacacacacatatccacacacactgaccccatGCAACATCATCCACAGCTTGaccagtaaacacacactcacatccacacacactgaccccacgCAACATCATCTACAGTTTGATCagtaaacactcacacacacacaaatcaaatcaaatttatttatatagcccttcttacgtcagctgatatatcaaagtgctggaCAGAAtcccagcataaaaccccaaacagcaagcaaggaaaaactccctagaaaggccaaaacctagagaggaaccaggctatgtggggtggccagtcctcttctggctgtgccgggtggagattataacagaacatggccaagatgttcaaatgttcataaatgaccggaatggtcaaataatagtagtCACAGTGAACagttcagggttccatagcccgcaagcaaaacagttgaaactggagcagcagcacggccaggtagactggggacaacaaggagtcatcatgccagatagtcctgaggcatggtcctagggctcagatcctccgagagagagaaagaaagaaagagagaattagagagagcatacttaaattcacacaggacaccggataagactggagaagtactccagatataacaaactgaccctagccccccgacacataaactactgcagcataaatactggaggctgagacaggaggggtcaggagacactgtggccccatccaatgatacccccggacagggtcaaacagacaggatataaccccacccactttgccaaagcacagtccccacaccactagaggagatattgagtcaggggtctgccagagtgccatgagctgatcacgcgcgctcacgtgagagttagctgcatTCCATTAGCTGCGTTCCATTGTTCCTCCAGCTGtttgaaattctagggacaattaggaggccggcgtcttgtgaccgtagcgtacgtgtaggtatgtacgacaggaccaaatcggaaagataggtaggagcaagcccatgtaatgctttgtaggttagcagtaaaaccttgaaatcagcccttgccttaacaggaagccagtgtagggaggctagcactggagtaatatgatcacatttttgggttctagtcaggattctagtagccgtatttagcactaactgaagtttatttagtgctttatccgagtagccggaaagtagagcattgcagtagtctaacctagaagtaacaaagagtaacacacacactgacccaacACAACATCATCCACAGTTTgaccagtaaacacacacacacacacactgacccaacACAACATCATCCACAGTTTgaccagtaaacacacacacacacactgacccaacACAACATCATCCACAGTTTgaccagtaaacacacacacacacactgacccaacACAACATCATCCACAGTTTgaccagtaaacacacacacacacacacacacacacacacagacacacacacacacacacacacacacacacacacacacacacacacacacacacacacacacacacacacacacacacacacactgaccccacaCAACATCATCCACAGTTTgaccagtaaacacacacacacactgaccccatGCAACGTCATCCACAGTTTgcccagtaaacacacacacacactgaccccacaAAACATCATCCACAGTTTgaccagtaaacacacacacacactgaccccacaCAACATCATCCACAGTTTgaccagtaaacacacacacacattctggtcAGATAACAGTTACTATTCCAGCTGTTTTCCGTGTCATCTAGTTAGTGCGGTCAAGGTGAGGTCAAAGGTGAAATTTAATAGTAGTAGTTAGAAAGTGCAGCTGTGTTGTTCCGTCCTCTCTATGATGGACAGATTTTCTAAAACCTTTACAAGTGTCCAGTATCTGACTTGTACTTCCTGTTTCAGGATCGTGGCTTCCTGTACAGCGTGGAAGTCCAGTccagagacagatgcagagacaCTGTTCCAGAACCTGGTTACCTCCCTACATGAGATGTTACATCTCGCTACCACAGCtcagctctaacacacacacacacacacacacacacacacacacacacacacacacacacacacacacacacacacacacacacacacacacacacacacacacacacacacacacacacacacacacacacacacacacacacacacacacacacacacacacacacacacacagtttgtagATGGTAGTCAATAATAGTTTAGTTCTGCACAGATCAATGCAAAGGCACATTTATTGTTTTCTACATTTAAAAAGGAAAAATGTGTTATTTGTTTAAATGCAGCTCAACAAATGAGTTTATTTTGCACTTAGTGAATCATTCTCTGTGATTTTATGTAGCAGCTAGATCGGGGATTCCCTGTTTTCAAAATGTATAGATTGAATTTCCTACCACGATTCTGTTTAGATTTCATCTGTTTTTGTGTTGTGAGAAACATTTAGTGTTAACCCATGCCATGCACTGTACACCGCTAAGCTAACATACACATCCTAACTCTCCGTCACCATACACCTCCACTCTGCAGTGACCAGCATAGCATCGCGTCACCTGTCCCTGGTCATTAGTGATTCATGAATAGTATTCTTTTTCTATATTGATTGGCTTTTCCAGAAGAGTGACTGAGGCATAGATGTTCTTGGTTGGTTGAAATGACTCTTTTAGAACGTAACTGTTGTCATAGCTGTGAAATTGAGAAACAGAGAAACGGGTCATGTTGTCTTTGACTACCGTCTCACCTCAGGCCCCAAGGGTATTATATAAGGGCCCTACTCAATCAAAACTGTTTTCCAGTTTCCAGTCCAGTTTCCAGGGCAAGAAAAATGATTGTTTTTATGTTTTGCACATCAGTAGAGGATTATGCATTTGGCTGGATATGATCAATGAAACGGTGTTTGGGTGAGATGGAAGGAAACCCAAGTCAATTATAATGTGCCTTTTTGCTGTGTCCTTATTTTAGTCTGTCCCCAGAGATCTGGTTAGTGGTTTTGATTGAATAGCTCCCTAATTGACCGGACTTTTTAGACTTTAAGCTGCTGAATAGCTCTACCACTCCTATGCCAGATCCATAGGCTGCCGCCCTATGCTATATGCCATTTTATGTAGTAGATGTCTGTAATAATGAACATTCCTGTCACAATATACCCATGATACATCACGGTTTTGATGCTCGCGAACACGGCCATTGTGTTCATACCTTTCAGACAGTCTTGAGATTTTCagcatgtttttttgttgtaaatgaTAGAAAAGTGATAAAAGATGAGCGCTGCATTTGATTCACTCAACAAAATGAAAAGAAGCTGTTTTAATGCCTAAAGTAGTGAAAATGATGTAACCCACTTTACAGTAGGAAAATTATAGTTTTGACTTGGCTGACAATGTAAACttggaaaatgttttattgaatATGAAAGTTGTTTAGTGTGATTGAAC is a window from the Oncorhynchus tshawytscha isolate Ot180627B linkage group LG03, Otsh_v2.0, whole genome shotgun sequence genome containing:
- the LOC112225585 gene encoding peroxisomal carnitine O-octanoyltransferase isoform X1, encoding MDERKQLFTYRNFQNIAKYYGDMTNQVSEFPTERTFQYQHSLPPLPVPSLEGSLTKYLDAVRPFATEEEYQVTAAVVKRFGEGIGKDLHQKLLQRARTRRNWLEEWWLDAAYLELRYPSQLNVNFGGPAPYLEHCWPPTEGVQLQRTSISMWHTLQYWDLLRTERLDPHKAGNVVLDMDQFRMLFCTCKVPGVTKDTIINYFKTESEGPCPSHVVVMCKGRFFSFDAVCDGYILTPPELLRQLTHVKQCCEGEPAGDGVAALTSEERTRWAKAREYLIGIDPANKTILEIIQSSLFVVSLDDAKPYATAENYTPVTREALTGDPTIRWGDKSYNSLSFADGTFGSNCDHAPYDAMVLVTQGYYVDQQLKATDGRWKGSETVRPMPLPEELVFTVDDRVRSDVAHAKQQYFETTQDLQVVCYAFTSFGKAAIKQRKLHPDTFIQLALQLAYYRQHGRLGSCYETAMTRRFYHGRTETMRPCTLEAQNWCHTMLLPAASAEAKRKALLLAFNKHNKLMAEAQNGKGFDRHLLGLYLIAKEEGLPMPDLFTDPLYSKSGGGGNFTLSTSLVGYTTVLGAVAPMVHHGYGFFYRIGDDRIVASCTAWKSSPETDAETLFQNLVTSLHEMLHLATTAQL
- the LOC112225585 gene encoding peroxisomal carnitine O-octanoyltransferase isoform X2; protein product: MTNQVSEFPTERTFQYQHSLPPLPVPSLEGSLTKYLDAVRPFATEEEYQVTAAVVKRFGEGIGKDLHQKLLQRARTRRNWLEEWWLDAAYLELRYPSQLNVNFGGPAPYLEHCWPPTEGVQLQRTSISMWHTLQYWDLLRTERLDPHKAGNVVLDMDQFRMLFCTCKVPGVTKDTIINYFKTESEGPCPSHVVVMCKGRFFSFDAVCDGYILTPPELLRQLTHVKQCCEGEPAGDGVAALTSEERTRWAKAREYLIGIDPANKTILEIIQSSLFVVSLDDAKPYATAENYTPVTREALTGDPTIRWGDKSYNSLSFADGTFGSNCDHAPYDAMVLVTQGYYVDQQLKATDGRWKGSETVRPMPLPEELVFTVDDRVRSDVAHAKQQYFETTQDLQVVCYAFTSFGKAAIKQRKLHPDTFIQLALQLAYYRQHGRLGSCYETAMTRRFYHGRTETMRPCTLEAQNWCHTMLLPAASAEAKRKALLLAFNKHNKLMAEAQNGKGFDRHLLGLYLIAKEEGLPMPDLFTDPLYSKSGGGGNFTLSTSLVGYTTVLGAVAPMVHHGYGFFYRIGDDRIVASCTAWKSSPETDAETLFQNLVTSLHEMLHLATTAQL
- the LOC112225585 gene encoding peroxisomal carnitine O-octanoyltransferase isoform X3; amino-acid sequence: MDERKQLFTYRNFQNIAKYYVRPFATEEEYQVTAAVVKRFGEGIGKDLHQKLLQRARTRRNWLEEWWLDAAYLELRYPSQLNVNFGGPAPYLEHCWPPTEGVQLQRTSISMWHTLQYWDLLRTERLDPHKAGNVVLDMDQFRMLFCTCKVPGVTKDTIINYFKTESEGPCPSHVVVMCKGRFFSFDAVCDGYILTPPELLRQLTHVKQCCEGEPAGDGVAALTSEERTRWAKAREYLIGIDPANKTILEIIQSSLFVVSLDDAKPYATAENYTPVTREALTGDPTIRWGDKSYNSLSFADGTFGSNCDHAPYDAMVLVTQGYYVDQQLKATDGRWKGSETVRPMPLPEELVFTVDDRVRSDVAHAKQQYFETTQDLQVVCYAFTSFGKAAIKQRKLHPDTFIQLALQLAYYRQHGRLGSCYETAMTRRFYHGRTETMRPCTLEAQNWCHTMLLPAASAEAKRKALLLAFNKHNKLMAEAQNGKGFDRHLLGLYLIAKEEGLPMPDLFTDPLYSKSGGGGNFTLSTSLVGYTTVLGAVAPMVHHGYGFFYRIGDDRIVASCTAWKSSPETDAETLFQNLVTSLHEMLHLATTAQL